The Desulfatiglans sp. region TTTAAACATGATATTTATAAACAGACGGGAGTTTATTTACACCTCAATGATCGGGATTGCTGGTATTTCCCTGAATGTGCCTGCCTTTGGAATAAAAAAAGTAGGCAAGGAGAAAGTATCGCTTGTTAAAACCGGTGATCGTAATAAAGGTGTGGAGAAGTCAATTGGGTTAGTCGAATTTCCATCCATGAAGGGCAAAAAGGTATTTATTAAACCAAATTTTAATACATCTGACCCTGCACCCGGTTCCACCCACAATGATGTTTTGTCTTCACTTGTTAAGGAGATAAAGAAAAGAGAGGCCTTAAAGGTAACAGTTGGCGACAGGTGCGGCCCTGGCGACACACAGAAGGTTATGGAGGCAAAGGGGATATTTGCCCTTGCCAGGGACGAGGGTTTTGAAGTCATTAATTTTGAAAAGATGAATGAAAAGGAGTGGGTTATTATTAATCCTCCGGGTTCTCACTGGGAGGGTGGTTTTTTAATGGCCCGTCCCATTGTTGAATCTGAATATACAGTCACAACAGGCTGTATAAAAACTCATGGTTATGGCGGCCATTTTACCATGTCCATGAAACTCTCTGTAGGCGCTGTCCACAAAAAACATATGTTTCCGCAACTGCATAACTCACCTGATATGCGCAAGATGATAGCTGAAATAAATCTCGCATACAGGCCGGAGCTTATTGTTCTTGATGGTGTTGAGGTATTTACAGACGGCGGCCCAATGGAGGGGCAAAGAAAAAAGGCAGATGTAATAATTGCAGGAACAGACAGGGTTGCAATTGATGCTGTTGGCCTTGCAATCTTAAAGGAGCAGGGTTCCAACCCGCAGATTATGGGGAAAAAGATATTTGAACAGGATCAGATGAAGCAGGCAGTGGAAATTGGGTTAGGGGTTTCAGGCCCTGAAGAGATAGAGATCGTGACAGATGATCCAGCCAGCAAGGCATATGCGAACAGGATAACTGACATATTAATGAAAGGTTAATAAAATAGGGTAGACACGCTGGTCTACCCCTACAATCTTTTTAAAATAGGATATCTGGTTCCTGCGGTCTCTGTGGGGACCAATTGTTAAGGCTCTCTGCGCTGAATCCGGTCAACTATAAATTAACTGACGTAGTTACTAAAACAATGAATTCTCAAATAAATCGTGGGGAGCATGAAATATTTGCGGACATAAACCCCTGAAAAAGTTCCAGAGATTTAGATATCTTTACCTAAAA contains the following coding sequences:
- a CDS encoding DUF362 domain-containing protein produces the protein MIFINRREFIYTSMIGIAGISLNVPAFGIKKVGKEKVSLVKTGDRNKGVEKSIGLVEFPSMKGKKVFIKPNFNTSDPAPGSTHNDVLSSLVKEIKKREALKVTVGDRCGPGDTQKVMEAKGIFALARDEGFEVINFEKMNEKEWVIINPPGSHWEGGFLMARPIVESEYTVTTGCIKTHGYGGHFTMSMKLSVGAVHKKHMFPQLHNSPDMRKMIAEINLAYRPELIVLDGVEVFTDGGPMEGQRKKADVIIAGTDRVAIDAVGLAILKEQGSNPQIMGKKIFEQDQMKQAVEIGLGVSGPEEIEIVTDDPASKAYANRITDILMKG